A single Carettochelys insculpta isolate YL-2023 chromosome 2, ASM3395843v1, whole genome shotgun sequence DNA region contains:
- the LOC142008697 gene encoding carboxymethylenebutenolidase homolog translates to MANEARPCPCDIGDRLEYGSLGHEVQVEHIRAYVCKPSASTEKAVIVIQDIFGWQLPNTRYIVDMLAANGYIAILPDFFVGKEPWNPSDDWSTFGEWLKTRDARKTDKEADVVLKYLKEQCSAKKIGGVGFCWGGIVVHHLMMKYPELKTAVSIYGIIRDSEDRYNLQNPTFFIFGENDDVIPLDQVTLLDQKLKQHCKVAYEVKIYPKQTHGFVHRKREDINPEDKPYIEEARKDLISWLNKYI, encoded by the exons ATGGCCAATGAAGCGAGACCTTGCCCATGTGACATTGGAGACCGGTTGGAGTATGGCAGCCTTGGGCATGAAGTGCAAGTTGAGCACATCAGGGCATATGTTTGCAAACCATCCGCCAGCACGGAGAAAGCTGTGATTGTGATTCAGGATATATTTGGGTGGCAACTCCCAAATACTAGATACATAGTCGACATGCTTGCAGCTAATGGATACAT AGCCATCCTTCCAGACTTTTTTGTGGGAAAAGAACCTTGGAATCCTTCTGATGACTGGTCCACCTTTGGTGAATGGCTGAAAACTCGAGATGCCAGAAAAACAGACAA AGAAGCTGATGTTGTCCTGAAGTATCTAAAGGAGCAGTGCAGTGCAAAGAAGATTGGTGGTGTTGGGTTTTGCTGGGGTGGAATTGTCGTACATCATCTGATGATGAAATATCCTGAGTTAAAGACAGCTGTATCCATCTATG GAATAATCAGGGACTCTGAGGACAGATACAATTTACAGAACCcgacatttttcatttttggggAAAATGATGATGTCATTCCTCTTGACCAA GTCACGTTGCTGGATCAGAAGCTGAAACAACATTGTAAAGTTGCATACGAAGTTAAAATTTACCCTAAACAAACTCATGGTTTTGTACATCGCAAGAGAGAAGATATTAATCCTGAAGATAAACCTTACATTGAAGAGGCAAGAAAGGACTTGATCAGCTggctaaataaatatatttaa
- the LOC142008696 gene encoding carboxymethylenebutenolidase homolog, translating to MASAVPPFLYDIGKRTNYVDLGHEEQVGHMKAYVCKPSSDTDKAVVVVHDILGWQFPDIRYIVDLIASEGYIATCPDFFVGKKPWTSADHWAKFSDWLKDRDPTKVDREADTVLKYLKEQYGAKKIGIVGFSWGGMAVHHLMLKNPELKTGVSLYGIIRDSDDRYNLLNPTFFIFGEKDHTISYDQIILLEKNLKQYCQVEYRIKVYPGQVHGFAELKPEDMKPWDKPYIEEARRDMMNWLKAHI from the exons ATGGCTTCAGCTGTTCCACCTTTCCTATATGATATCGGAAAAAGAACTAATTATGTGGACCTTGGACATGAAGAGCAAGTGGGGCACATGAAGGCATATGTTTGCAAACCATCTTCTGACACAGACAAAGCTGTGGTTGTGGTTCATGACATACTCGGATGGCAATTCCCAGACATTAGATACATAGTTGATCTAatagcatctgagggatacat AGCCACCTGCCCAGacttttttgtggggaaaaagccTTGGACATCTGCTGATCACTGGGCTAAGTTTAGTGACTGGTTAAAAGATCGAGATCCAACAAAAGTGGACAG GGAAGCTGATACTGTCTTGAAGTATCTAAAGGAACAATATGGTGCAAAGAAGATCGGCATCGTTGGGTTCTCCTGGGGTGGAATGGCTGTACATCACCTGATGCTGAAAAATCCTGAATTAAAGACTGGGGTGTCCCTTTATG GAATAATCAGGGACTCTGATGACAGATACAATTTGCTGAAcccaacatttttcatttttggggAAAAAGACCACACCATCTCATATGATCAA ATCATCTTACTAGAGAAGAATCTGAAACAGTACTGTCAAGTTGAATATAGAATCAAAGTTTATCCTGGACAAGTTCATGGTTTTGCAGAGTTAAAGCCAGAAGATATGAAACCTTGGGATAAACCTTACATTGAAGAAGCAAGAAGGGATATGATGAACTGGCTGAAAGCACACATTTAA